Proteins encoded by one window of Maliibacterium massiliense:
- a CDS encoding purine-nucleoside phosphorylase, which translates to MKDWMKSIDDAATYIEKRLPSSPRIGLVLGSGLGTYAKERDLVRIRYADIPHFPRASVAGHAGELCLAEISGVPTIIMRGRVHTYEGYSPQEVAFPIRVMKRLGVSCVVLTNAAGAINTDFSVGDLVLVSDHINFAGITPLTGPNIDELGPRFPGMSHVYSPRRRREIMQRAKELGVDLKEGVYIFFPGPQFETPAEIRAARVLGADLVGMSTVPEAVAAKHARMRVVAISCVTNMAAGIGEENFSHMDVVSISEKVEEPLTKLLDAAIPLV; encoded by the coding sequence ATGAAGGACTGGATGAAATCGATCGACGACGCGGCGACCTACATTGAAAAACGGCTGCCCAGCAGCCCCCGTATCGGCTTGGTGCTGGGCAGTGGCCTGGGCACCTACGCAAAGGAGCGCGACCTGGTGCGCATCAGGTACGCGGATATTCCCCACTTTCCCCGCGCGAGCGTGGCGGGCCACGCGGGCGAGCTGTGTCTGGCGGAGATCTCAGGGGTGCCCACCATCATCATGCGCGGGCGCGTGCACACCTACGAGGGGTACTCGCCCCAAGAGGTGGCCTTCCCCATCCGCGTGATGAAGCGGCTGGGCGTCTCCTGCGTGGTGCTGACAAACGCCGCGGGCGCCATCAACACGGATTTTTCCGTGGGCGATCTGGTGCTGGTGTCCGACCACATCAACTTTGCGGGCATTACCCCGCTGACCGGCCCCAATATCGATGAGCTGGGCCCCCGCTTCCCGGGCATGAGCCATGTGTACAGCCCCCGCCGCCGCCGTGAGATCATGCAGCGCGCAAAGGAGTTGGGCGTGGATTTGAAGGAGGGCGTCTATATCTTCTTCCCCGGCCCGCAGTTTGAGACACCCGCCGAGATTCGCGCCGCGCGCGTGCTGGGCGCGGATTTGGTGGGCATGTCCACCGTGCCCGAGGCGGTGGCGGCCAAACACGCCCGCATGCGCGTGGTGGCCATCTCCTGCGTGACCAACATGGCCGCGGGCATCGGGGAGGAAAATTTCTCCCACATGGACGTGGTGTCCATCAGCGAAAAGGTGGAGGAGCCGCTCACCAAGCTACTGGACGCGGCCATTCCGCTGGTATAA
- a CDS encoding histidinol-phosphate transaminase translates to MNRFWSSITQKIEPYVPGEQPRDMQYIKLNTNENPYSPSPRAMEAMHAAINAELRRYPAPGADDFRQAVAQVRGVDPACVFAGNGSDEVLAMAFMAFFDPGAPLLYPDLSYSFYPVYAKLFGLESARIAVDGDLRIRPEDYARPCGGIVFPNPNAPTSCALGTAQIEDILRAHPDVVVLVDEAYAAFGARSVVPLIGAYDNLVVVTTLSKSHGLAGLRAAYAIAQPHLIEALERIKNSFNSYTMDRIAIAGATAAMLDVAYTQETCQKVMRTRAAFSQRLRDLGFTMPDSRANFVLATHGEAPASRLFADLRARGVLVRYFDAPRLDNALRISIGTDGEMARVADILAQLV, encoded by the coding sequence TTGAACCGTTTCTGGAGCAGCATTACCCAAAAGATCGAGCCGTACGTGCCGGGCGAGCAGCCCCGCGATATGCAGTATATCAAGCTCAACACCAACGAGAACCCCTACTCCCCCTCGCCCCGGGCGATGGAGGCCATGCACGCGGCGATCAACGCAGAGCTGCGCCGCTATCCCGCCCCGGGCGCGGACGATTTCCGCCAGGCGGTAGCGCAGGTGCGGGGGGTGGATCCCGCGTGCGTGTTTGCGGGCAACGGCTCTGACGAGGTGCTGGCCATGGCGTTTATGGCCTTTTTTGACCCGGGCGCACCGCTGCTCTACCCCGATTTGAGCTACAGCTTCTACCCGGTGTACGCAAAGCTGTTCGGCCTTGAGAGCGCGCGCATCGCGGTGGACGGCGATCTGCGCATCCGGCCGGAGGATTACGCCCGCCCCTGCGGCGGCATCGTCTTTCCCAACCCCAACGCGCCCACCAGCTGTGCGCTGGGCACAGCGCAGATCGAGGATATACTGCGCGCGCACCCCGATGTGGTGGTGCTGGTGGACGAGGCCTACGCGGCGTTCGGCGCGCGGTCGGTGGTGCCGCTCATCGGTGCGTACGACAACCTGGTGGTGGTGACCACCCTCTCCAAATCCCACGGCCTGGCCGGTCTGCGCGCCGCCTACGCCATCGCGCAGCCCCATCTGATTGAGGCGCTGGAGCGCATCAAAAATTCCTTTAACTCCTACACCATGGACCGCATCGCCATCGCGGGGGCGACCGCCGCGATGCTGGACGTGGCCTACACGCAGGAGACCTGCCAAAAGGTGATGCGCACCCGCGCGGCCTTCTCGCAGCGCCTGCGCGATTTGGGGTTTACCATGCCCGATTCCCGGGCGAACTTCGTGCTGGCCACCCACGGGGAGGCGCCCGCATCGCGGCTCTTTGCCGATCTGCGCGCCCGCGGCGTGCTGGTGCGCTACTTTGACGCGCCCCGCCTGGACAACGCGCTGCGCATCTCCATCGGCACGGACGGGGAGATGGCGCGCGTGGCGGATATTCTTGCCCAGCTTGTGTGA
- the nifJ gene encoding pyruvate:ferredoxin (flavodoxin) oxidoreductase, whose translation MATKLTIDGNTAAAHVAYAFSDVASIYPITPSSPMAEACDDWAAHGRKNLFGQTMHIAEMQSEGGAAGAVHGSLVAGALTTTFTASQGLLLMIPNMYKIAGELLPSVFHVSARALATHALSIFGDHQDVMAARQTGFAMLASASVQEVMDLALVAHLASLKSSVPFLHFFDGFRTSHEVQKIDMIDYEDMAKLMPWDKVEAFRKRAMNPEHPHQQGTAQNPDIYFQNMEASNKYYDAVPQIVEGVMADVSKLTGRSYHLFDYVGAPDAEYVVVTMASSCDVAEEAVNYLCARGQKVGLIKVRLYRPFSIKHFVDALPKTAKVVAALDRTKESGALGEPLYLDVISALVEAGRGDVKVIGGRYGLGSKEFTPSMVDAIFQNMASAAPKNHFTVGINDDVTGTSLPVTEKIDTVPEGTICCKFYGLGSDGTVGANKSSIKIIGDHTDMYAQGYFSYDSKKSGGITVSHLRFGKKPIQSAYLIDQANFVACHNPSYVTRYDMLSDLRDGGTFLLNSPWTSEELEQHLPAEMKQTLAKKHIKFYNIDAIKIAGKVGLGGRINMIMQAAFFKLANVIDYADAEVYMKQMVKKTYGRKGDKIVNMNCEAIDLAIDGLIEVQVPESWASITTGAEYVHVPATEYFDSIIKPILAQKGDELPVSVFDPAGVVPTGTTQFEKRGIAVKVPEWIPENCIQCNQCSLVCPHAAIRPVLAKPEDLQDKPESFVTKKAIGKEFAGHEFRIQVYTLDCTGCGNCADICPAKEKALVMQPLDTQSETQETNRLYARELPRADVSFVPSTVKNSQFLQPLFEFSGACAGCGETPYVKLITQLFGDRMVIANATGCSSIYGGSAPTCPYCVNDEGHGPAWANSLFEDNAEFGFGMNLAITQRRAKLAELAQAALEDAAVCDTCKDALRAWLDAKDDAEGSKAAAKALREAVAKSDVAIMKEIGTYEDLFVKKSVWVFGGDGWAYDIGYGGLDHVLAQNQDVNVLVVDTEVYSNTGGQASKSTPTGSIAKFAAAGKRTKKKDLGMMAMSYGYVYVASVAMGANPNQLLKAVREAEAYPGPSLIIAYAPCINHGINMGRSQAEEKAAVDVGYWPLYRYNPTLSQQGKNPFSLDSKDPKGDFQHFLLGEVRYASLKKQFPDVADTLFERTEEEAMKRLDNYKKLAE comes from the coding sequence ATGGCAACAAAACTCACCATTGACGGCAATACCGCCGCTGCTCATGTCGCATACGCGTTCAGCGATGTGGCGAGCATCTACCCCATCACGCCTTCCAGCCCCATGGCGGAAGCATGCGATGATTGGGCGGCGCACGGCCGTAAAAACCTGTTCGGACAGACGATGCACATCGCGGAGATGCAGTCGGAAGGCGGCGCCGCGGGCGCAGTGCACGGCTCGCTTGTTGCGGGCGCGCTGACCACGACGTTTACCGCATCCCAGGGCCTGCTTCTGATGATCCCCAATATGTACAAAATTGCAGGCGAGCTGCTGCCCAGCGTGTTCCACGTTAGCGCCCGCGCGCTCGCCACGCATGCGCTGAGCATTTTTGGCGACCATCAGGACGTCATGGCGGCCCGTCAGACCGGTTTTGCCATGCTCGCCTCCGCAAGCGTGCAGGAGGTTATGGATCTGGCGCTGGTCGCGCACCTGGCCTCGCTGAAATCCAGCGTGCCCTTCCTGCATTTCTTTGACGGCTTCCGTACCTCGCACGAGGTGCAGAAGATCGACATGATCGACTATGAGGACATGGCCAAACTCATGCCCTGGGATAAGGTCGAGGCGTTCCGCAAGCGCGCCATGAACCCTGAGCATCCGCACCAGCAGGGCACCGCGCAGAACCCCGACATCTACTTCCAGAACATGGAGGCTTCCAATAAATACTACGACGCCGTTCCCCAGATTGTGGAGGGCGTCATGGCGGACGTCTCCAAGCTTACGGGTCGTAGCTATCATTTGTTTGACTACGTGGGCGCGCCCGATGCGGAGTATGTGGTGGTCACCATGGCCTCCTCCTGCGACGTGGCCGAGGAAGCGGTCAACTACCTGTGCGCGCGCGGCCAGAAGGTCGGCCTGATCAAGGTGCGCCTGTACCGCCCCTTCTCCATCAAGCACTTTGTGGACGCCCTGCCCAAAACGGCGAAGGTCGTCGCGGCGCTGGACCGCACCAAGGAATCCGGCGCGCTGGGCGAGCCCCTGTACCTGGATGTGATCTCCGCGCTGGTTGAAGCGGGACGCGGCGATGTGAAAGTCATCGGCGGCCGCTATGGCCTGGGCAGCAAGGAGTTCACCCCCTCGATGGTGGACGCGATCTTCCAGAACATGGCATCCGCCGCGCCGAAGAACCACTTCACCGTGGGCATCAACGACGATGTGACCGGCACCTCACTGCCCGTCACCGAGAAGATCGACACCGTGCCCGAGGGCACCATCTGCTGCAAGTTCTACGGCTTGGGCTCCGACGGCACCGTGGGCGCCAACAAGAGCTCCATCAAGATCATCGGCGACCACACCGACATGTACGCCCAGGGCTATTTCTCCTACGACTCCAAAAAGTCCGGCGGCATCACGGTTTCTCACCTGCGCTTTGGCAAAAAGCCCATCCAGTCGGCCTACCTGATCGACCAGGCCAACTTTGTGGCGTGCCACAACCCCAGCTACGTCACCCGTTATGACATGCTCTCCGACCTGCGCGACGGCGGCACTTTCCTGCTTAACTCGCCCTGGACGAGCGAGGAGCTGGAGCAGCACCTGCCCGCAGAGATGAAGCAGACGCTGGCCAAAAAGCACATCAAGTTCTACAACATCGACGCCATCAAGATCGCCGGCAAGGTGGGTCTGGGCGGACGCATCAACATGATCATGCAGGCGGCCTTCTTCAAGCTGGCCAACGTCATCGACTACGCCGATGCCGAGGTCTACATGAAACAGATGGTCAAAAAGACCTACGGCCGCAAGGGCGATAAGATCGTCAACATGAACTGCGAAGCCATCGACCTGGCCATCGACGGCCTGATCGAGGTGCAGGTGCCCGAATCCTGGGCCAGCATCACCACCGGCGCCGAGTACGTGCACGTGCCCGCCACCGAGTACTTCGACAGCATCATCAAACCCATCCTGGCCCAGAAGGGCGACGAGCTGCCCGTCTCCGTGTTTGATCCGGCCGGCGTAGTGCCCACCGGCACCACCCAGTTTGAGAAGCGCGGCATCGCCGTCAAGGTGCCCGAGTGGATTCCGGAAAACTGCATTCAGTGCAACCAGTGCTCGCTTGTATGCCCGCACGCGGCCATCCGCCCGGTGCTGGCCAAACCCGAGGATCTGCAGGATAAGCCCGAGAGCTTTGTCACCAAAAAGGCCATCGGCAAGGAGTTCGCCGGCCATGAGTTCCGCATCCAGGTCTACACGCTGGACTGCACGGGCTGCGGCAACTGCGCGGACATCTGCCCCGCCAAGGAAAAGGCGCTGGTGATGCAGCCGCTCGATACCCAGAGCGAGACCCAGGAGACCAACCGTCTCTACGCACGCGAGCTTCCGCGCGCCGACGTCTCCTTTGTGCCCTCCACCGTCAAAAACAGCCAGTTCCTGCAGCCGCTCTTTGAGTTCTCCGGCGCGTGCGCGGGCTGCGGCGAGACCCCCTATGTCAAGCTGATCACCCAGCTGTTCGGCGACCGCATGGTCATTGCCAACGCCACGGGCTGCTCCTCCATCTACGGCGGCAGCGCCCCCACGTGCCCCTACTGCGTCAACGACGAGGGCCATGGCCCCGCATGGGCCAACAGCCTCTTTGAGGACAACGCGGAGTTCGGCTTCGGCATGAACCTGGCCATCACCCAGCGCCGCGCCAAGCTGGCCGAGCTGGCCCAGGCCGCGCTGGAAGACGCCGCCGTGTGCGATACGTGCAAGGACGCGCTGCGCGCCTGGCTGGACGCCAAGGACGACGCTGAAGGCTCCAAGGCGGCAGCAAAGGCCCTGCGCGAAGCGGTGGCCAAGAGCGACGTTGCTATCATGAAGGAGATCGGCACCTACGAAGACCTGTTCGTCAAAAAGTCCGTGTGGGTCTTCGGCGGCGATGGCTGGGCCTACGATATCGGCTACGGCGGTTTGGATCACGTCCTTGCACAGAACCAGGATGTGAACGTGCTGGTTGTGGATACCGAGGTGTACTCCAACACCGGCGGCCAGGCCTCCAAATCCACGCCTACCGGTTCCATCGCCAAGTTCGCCGCGGCGGGCAAGCGCACTAAAAAGAAGGATCTGGGCATGATGGCCATGAGCTACGGCTACGTGTACGTGGCAAGCGTGGCCATGGGCGCCAACCCGAACCAGCTGCTCAAGGCAGTCCGCGAGGCCGAGGCCTACCCCGGCCCGTCGCTGATCATCGCCTATGCGCCCTGCATCAACCATGGCATCAACATGGGCCGCAGCCAGGCAGAGGAAAAGGCCGCTGTGGACGTGGGCTACTGGCCGCTGTACCGCTACAACCCCACGCTCTCGCAGCAGGGCAAAAACCCCTTCTCCCTGGATTCCAAGGATCCCAAGGGCGATTTCCAGCACTTCCTGCTGGGCGAGGTGCGTTACGCATCCCTCAAAAAGCAGTTCCCGGATGTGGCGGACACCCTGTTCGAGCGCACCGAGGAAGAGGCCATGAAGCGCCTGGACAACTACAAAAAGCTGGCGGAATAA
- a CDS encoding NADH:flavin oxidoreductase, with protein sequence MSILKTPLHIRGMQLQNRLVMPPMATYKSNADGSVSHALCDYYAEKARGGHVGLIITEHSFISPLGRAGAGQLSLAADCDMPGLRRLTDVIHSGGARVIAQINHAGSAASAAVIGAQPVAPSACRNAGTRFKVHEMPRALTPAQIDAVVADFAAAAARVREAGFDGVEIHSAHGYLLNQFYSPLTNQRTDDYGGSLDNRIRLHLRVIAAVRAQVGADFVVALRLGATDDMPGGVTLAESVLAAARFAQAGVDLLDISGGMCGYVRTAHMGQGYFRDITAAVRQAVGVPVLLTGGVTDVEAAEALLAYGDADLIGVGRAIMQDSLWAARAMEALD encoded by the coding sequence ATGTCCATTTTGAAGACACCTTTGCACATCAGGGGCATGCAGCTGCAAAATCGCCTGGTCATGCCGCCCATGGCGACATACAAATCCAACGCAGACGGCTCGGTAAGCCACGCGCTGTGCGATTATTACGCGGAGAAGGCGCGCGGCGGGCACGTGGGGCTCATCATTACGGAGCACAGCTTTATCAGCCCGCTGGGTCGGGCGGGCGCAGGGCAGCTGTCGCTGGCTGCGGACTGCGACATGCCCGGCCTGCGCAGGCTGACGGACGTCATCCACTCAGGCGGCGCGCGGGTGATTGCGCAGATCAACCACGCGGGCAGCGCCGCAAGCGCGGCGGTGATCGGCGCGCAGCCTGTGGCGCCGAGCGCCTGCCGCAACGCGGGCACCCGCTTTAAGGTGCATGAAATGCCCCGCGCGCTCACGCCTGCACAGATCGACGCGGTGGTGGCGGATTTTGCCGCGGCCGCGGCGCGCGTGCGGGAGGCGGGCTTTGACGGGGTAGAGATCCATTCGGCGCACGGCTATCTGCTCAACCAGTTCTACAGCCCGCTGACCAACCAGCGCACGGACGATTACGGCGGCAGCCTGGACAACCGCATCCGCCTGCACCTGCGGGTGATCGCGGCGGTGCGCGCACAGGTGGGCGCGGATTTTGTGGTGGCGCTGCGCCTGGGCGCCACGGACGATATGCCGGGCGGCGTGACGCTTGCTGAGAGCGTATTGGCGGCGGCGCGCTTTGCGCAGGCGGGGGTGGACCTGCTGGACATCTCCGGCGGCATGTGCGGCTACGTGCGCACGGCGCACATGGGCCAGGGTTATTTCCGGGACATCACCGCGGCCGTCAGGCAGGCGGTGGGCGTGCCGGTGCTGCTCACCGGCGGCGTCACCGATGTGGAGGCGGCCGAGGCGCTGCTGGCGTACGGCGACGCGGATTTGATCGGCGTGGGCCGCGCCATCATGCAGGATTCGCTCTGGGCCGCGCGCGCCATGGAGGCTCTCGACTGA
- a CDS encoding phosphatase, with product MDIALDMHTHTIVSGHAYSTIREMMRAASEKSLKLLGITEHGPTIPGACHPIYFCNLRVVPRQMYGVELMLGAEVNITDYRGKLDLPDDTIDKLDVRIAGLHAPCIQPGTLEQCTAAVAAAMKNPRIDIISHPDDGQFPLDYAYLVQLSKEQRTLLEVNNNSLNPVVPRRNTRSNCLKMLALCKKYQTPVIIGSDAHVDADVARCDFAMDVLREADFPEALVVNRSAEAFKAFLAENRARERRILRTAQSA from the coding sequence ATGGACATCGCACTGGATATGCACACCCACACCATCGTCAGCGGCCATGCCTACAGCACCATACGCGAGATGATGCGCGCGGCAAGCGAAAAGAGCCTTAAGCTGCTGGGCATTACGGAGCACGGCCCCACAATCCCGGGCGCGTGCCATCCGATCTACTTTTGCAACCTGCGCGTGGTGCCGCGCCAGATGTACGGCGTGGAGCTGATGCTGGGCGCGGAGGTCAATATCACCGATTACAGGGGCAAGCTCGACCTGCCCGATGACACCATCGACAAGCTGGATGTGCGCATCGCGGGGCTGCATGCCCCCTGCATCCAGCCAGGCACGCTGGAGCAGTGCACCGCGGCGGTGGCGGCGGCCATGAAAAACCCGCGCATCGATATCATCAGCCATCCGGACGACGGGCAGTTTCCGCTGGACTACGCCTACCTGGTGCAGCTGTCCAAAGAACAGCGCACCCTGCTTGAGGTCAACAACAACTCCCTCAACCCTGTCGTGCCCCGCCGCAACACGCGCAGCAACTGCCTGAAAATGCTGGCGCTGTGCAAAAAATACCAGACGCCGGTGATCATCGGCAGCGACGCGCATGTGGATGCGGACGTCGCCCGCTGCGATTTTGCCATGGACGTGCTGCGGGAGGCGGACTTCCCCGAGGCGCTGGTGGTGAACCGCTCAGCGGAGGCGTTCAAGGCGTTTCTGGCGGAAAACCGCGCGCGGGAGCGGCGCATCCTGCGCACGGCGCAGAGCGCGTAA
- a CDS encoding DUF6506 family protein: protein MAKKQFAFMLMGAHFVPSVHSAHFDTADMHTCIVTVRSLEEACEAAARLYRQGVRALELCGAFGEAGARKITACVGDDMAVGFVTHLPEQDARFDAFFGGREA from the coding sequence ATGGCGAAAAAACAGTTTGCGTTTATGTTGATGGGCGCGCATTTCGTCCCCTCTGTTCATAGCGCCCATTTTGATACGGCGGATATGCACACCTGCATCGTCACGGTGCGCAGCCTAGAGGAGGCGTGCGAAGCGGCCGCGCGTCTCTACCGGCAGGGCGTGCGGGCACTGGAGCTGTGCGGTGCCTTTGGCGAGGCAGGTGCGCGCAAAATTACGGCCTGCGTAGGGGATGATATGGCGGTGGGCTTTGTCACCCACCTGCCGGAGCAGGACGCGCGCTTTGATGCGTTCTTCGGTGGGCGTGAAGCGTAA
- a CDS encoding uridylate kinase, translating into MAAFDYELVGKIGSMALIRKEDNDIDYNIFARLSAELRPGMIWVSSGATEIGRLDYMKRSGAPLPAQGDDAKTDYAAQGQAILMELYRRFIAPQYSVRQVLVEHNHFNDPDKREHIRRLLLRAAQQQAIPIINYNDPVSAEENRKMELMGLREQLGDDAHIVECVDNDETASVIATLVHARRLVIMTSVEGIYRDPRDPATLVEEISGKDADEVVENVHRMQASCVGASRPGANGARAKLEYIIEPVRQGTQVIIGHARHHLRDLIEGNVPRTVVGVR; encoded by the coding sequence ATGGCGGCTTTTGATTACGAGCTGGTGGGGAAAATCGGTTCGATGGCGCTGATCCGCAAGGAGGACAACGACATCGACTACAACATCTTCGCGCGCCTGAGCGCGGAGCTGCGCCCGGGCATGATCTGGGTCAGCTCCGGCGCCACGGAGATTGGGCGGCTGGATTACATGAAGCGCAGCGGCGCGCCGCTGCCCGCGCAGGGCGACGACGCCAAAACGGACTACGCCGCGCAGGGGCAGGCCATATTGATGGAGCTGTACCGCCGCTTTATCGCGCCGCAGTACTCCGTGCGCCAGGTGCTGGTGGAGCACAACCACTTCAATGATCCGGACAAGCGCGAGCACATCCGCAGATTGCTGCTGCGCGCCGCGCAGCAGCAGGCCATCCCTATCATCAACTACAACGACCCCGTCAGCGCCGAGGAGAACCGCAAGATGGAGCTGATGGGGCTGCGTGAGCAGCTGGGCGACGACGCGCACATCGTCGAGTGCGTGGATAACGACGAGACCGCCTCGGTGATCGCCACGCTCGTGCATGCCCGCAGGCTGGTCATCATGACCAGCGTGGAGGGTATCTATCGCGATCCCCGGGATCCCGCCACGCTGGTGGAGGAGATCAGCGGCAAGGATGCCGACGAGGTGGTGGAAAACGTACACCGCATGCAGGCATCCTGCGTGGGCGCCAGCCGCCCGGGCGCAAACGGCGCCCGCGCCAAGCTGGAGTACATCATCGAACCCGTGCGCCAGGGCACGCAGGTGATCATCGGGCACGCCCGGCACCATCTGCGCGACCTGATCGAGGGCAACGTGCCCCGCACGGTGGTGGGCGTGCGCTGA
- a CDS encoding MATE family efflux transporter translates to MTEPQTRARGAYYRQLALLAAPIMLQNLLGALMYIADTVMIANVGDVEVAALGLCNQLAFMVQLFMFGISSGAAVYLSQYWGARDFKSIYRVKTLSVACSFSIATLCCAAVLIAPEGILRLFSNKDEAVEVVRRGAQYLRIVGPGYMLYALSFSLGMVLKATESPRLPMLAAVAGVSVNVAINYVLIFGHLGFPAMGVQGAAVGTVAGYSVELLMILFVCWRQNNVAALRPSAFARPSGRFAAHYFKGALPVFANEVLWSLGTTMYSVVFIRMGIVQYTAIALVGIVDKLVHVVGTGLANASGVLVGKNVGEGNAPGAKAAARRSLGAAAALGSVMLLLVLAGRGVVYHLPIKASAQARDLAYATLASLAVLMPVKYCNLVGYVGILRAGGDPRFCLIAEMSGMWLWSVPMAFLVGLGLGWTLPYVYLIAYSDEFLRVVPCFLRLRSGKWVKNLARPASKAPDAA, encoded by the coding sequence GTGACCGAACCGCAGACGCGCGCGCGCGGCGCGTATTACAGACAACTGGCGCTGCTGGCCGCGCCCATCATGCTGCAGAACCTGCTGGGCGCGCTGATGTACATCGCCGATACCGTGATGATCGCAAACGTGGGCGATGTGGAGGTGGCGGCGCTGGGGCTGTGCAACCAGCTGGCTTTTATGGTGCAGCTCTTCATGTTCGGCATCTCCAGCGGCGCAGCGGTGTATCTCTCCCAGTACTGGGGGGCGCGCGATTTCAAGAGCATCTACCGCGTCAAGACGCTGTCTGTGGCATGCTCGTTTTCCATCGCGACGCTGTGCTGTGCGGCAGTGCTCATCGCGCCCGAGGGCATATTGCGCCTGTTCTCCAACAAGGACGAGGCGGTGGAGGTGGTGCGCCGCGGCGCGCAGTACCTGCGCATTGTGGGGCCGGGCTACATGCTCTACGCGCTCTCCTTTTCGCTGGGCATGGTGCTCAAGGCCACCGAGTCGCCCCGCCTGCCCATGCTGGCGGCGGTGGCGGGCGTCAGCGTCAACGTGGCGATCAACTATGTGCTGATCTTCGGGCACCTGGGCTTTCCCGCCATGGGGGTGCAGGGCGCGGCCGTGGGCACGGTGGCGGGTTACAGCGTGGAGCTTTTGATGATCCTTTTCGTCTGCTGGCGGCAGAACAACGTGGCCGCGCTGCGCCCCAGCGCGTTTGCCCGGCCCTCGGGGCGCTTTGCCGCGCATTACTTCAAGGGCGCGCTGCCCGTCTTTGCAAACGAGGTGCTCTGGTCGCTGGGCACCACAATGTACTCGGTGGTGTTCATTCGCATGGGCATCGTGCAGTACACGGCCATCGCGCTGGTGGGCATTGTGGATAAGCTGGTGCACGTGGTGGGCACCGGCTTGGCCAACGCAAGCGGGGTGCTGGTGGGCAAAAACGTGGGCGAGGGCAACGCCCCCGGCGCAAAAGCGGCGGCGCGCCGCTCGCTGGGCGCGGCCGCGGCGCTGGGAAGTGTGATGCTGCTGCTGGTGCTGGCCGGCCGCGGGGTAGTCTACCACCTGCCCATCAAGGCGTCCGCGCAGGCGCGGGACCTTGCCTACGCCACGCTGGCGTCGCTGGCAGTGCTCATGCCCGTGAAGTATTGCAACCTGGTGGGCTATGTGGGCATCCTGCGCGCGGGGGGCGATCCGCGCTTCTGCCTGATCGCGGAGATGTCGGGCATGTGGCTCTGGTCGGTACCCATGGCCTTTTTGGTGGGCCTGGGGTTGGGCTGGACGCTGCCCTACGTGTATCTGATCGCCTACAGCGACGAGTTTTTGCGCGTGGTGCCCTGCTTTTTGCGCCTGCGCTCGGGCAAGTGGGTCAAAAACCTGGCCAGGCCGGCGTCCAAGGCGCCGGACGCGGCGTAA
- the garR gene encoding 2-hydroxy-3-oxopropionate reductase, giving the protein MKPTIGFIGLGIMGKPMAKNLIKAGYPLVVYDPFQPSVEALMACGARAAGNAKEVAAQVDIVITMVPNGPQVKDCVLDTEHGVIAGAKAGMTVIDMSSIAPLVSKEVGAALAQKGVVFFDAPVSGGEPKAIDGTLSIMVGGPADKFEAVKPLLLTMGASAVLVGEVGSGNTAKLANQIIVACNIAGLSEALVMATKAGVDPEKVFQAIRGGLAGSTVMEAKAPMMLAGNDKPGFKIDLHIKDLNNAIETMEALALPQDMTTRALHIFQTLAQAGKGQLDHSAMVQYYEALAGVTVKK; this is encoded by the coding sequence ATGAAACCGACCATTGGCTTTATCGGTCTGGGCATTATGGGCAAGCCCATGGCCAAGAACCTGATCAAGGCGGGCTATCCGCTGGTGGTGTACGATCCCTTCCAGCCCAGCGTGGAGGCGCTGATGGCATGCGGCGCCAGGGCGGCGGGCAACGCCAAAGAGGTGGCCGCGCAGGTGGATATCGTCATCACCATGGTGCCCAACGGCCCCCAGGTCAAAGACTGCGTGCTGGATACGGAGCACGGCGTGATTGCGGGCGCCAAGGCAGGCATGACGGTGATCGACATGTCCTCCATCGCCCCGCTGGTGAGCAAGGAGGTGGGCGCGGCGCTGGCGCAGAAGGGCGTGGTGTTCTTTGACGCGCCGGTCTCGGGCGGGGAGCCCAAGGCCATCGACGGCACGCTCTCCATCATGGTGGGCGGCCCTGCGGACAAGTTTGAGGCGGTCAAGCCTCTGCTGCTGACGATGGGCGCCTCCGCCGTGCTGGTGGGCGAGGTGGGCAGCGGCAACACTGCCAAGCTTGCCAATCAGATCATCGTGGCGTGCAACATCGCGGGGCTTTCCGAAGCGCTGGTGATGGCTACCAAGGCGGGCGTGGACCCCGAGAAGGTATTCCAGGCCATTCGCGGCGGCCTTGCCGGCTCCACCGTCATGGAGGCAAAGGCGCCCATGATGCTGGCGGGCAACGACAAGCCCGGCTTTAAGATCGACCTGCACATCAAGGATTTGAACAATGCCATCGAGACCATGGAGGCCCTTGCGCTGCCGCAGGATATGACCACGCGGGCGCTGCATATCTTCCAAACCCTTGCCCAGGCGGGCAAGGGGCAGCTGGACCACAGCGCCATGGTGCAATATTACGAGGCATTGGCGGGCGTCACCGTCAAAAAATAA